One Ranitomeya imitator isolate aRanImi1 chromosome 1, aRanImi1.pri, whole genome shotgun sequence DNA window includes the following coding sequences:
- the TMED7 gene encoding transmembrane emp24 domain-containing protein 7 — MLQCLVNDSRVGSLLSLFLLILGCATASEITFELPDNAKQCFYEDIIQGTKCTLEFQVITGGHYDVDCRLEDADGNVLYKEMKKQYDSFTFTASRNGTYKFCFSNEFSTFTHKTVYFDFQVGEDPPLFPSENRATALTQMESACVSIHEALKSVIDYQTHFRLREAQGRSRAEDLNTRVAYWSVGEAIILLVVSIGQVFLLKSFFSDKRTTTTRVGS; from the exons ATGCTGCAGTGTCTGGTAAATGACTCCAGGGTCGGCTCCTTGCTATCTCTATTCCTGCTTATTCTGGGTTGTGCCACTGCCTCCGAAATTACCTTTGAACTTCCCGATAACGCCAAGCAGTGCTTCTATGAAGACATCATTCAGGGCACCAAGTGTACGCTCGAATTCCAG GTCATCACCGGCGGCCATTATGACGTGGATTGCCGTCTTGAAGACGCAGATGGGAATGTGCTGTATAAGGAGATGAAGAAACAGTACGACAGCTTCACTTTCACAGCCTCTCGCAATGGAACATACAAGTTCTGCTTCAGCAATGAGTTCTCCACCTTCACACACAAGACTGTCTACTTTGACTTCCAAGTTGGTGAAGACCCTCCTCTCTTCCCCAGTGAGAACCGGGCCACAGCCCTGACCCAG ATGGAATCCGCTTGTGTTTCAATCCACGAAGCTCTGAAGTCGGTCATCGATTACCAGACACACTTCCGTTTACGAGAGGCGCAGGGCCGCAGCAGGGCAGAGGATCTGAACACCCGTGTAGCCTATTGGTCCGTAGGCGAGGCCATTATACTCCTAGTTGTCAGCATTGGACAGGTGTTTctcctcaaaagcttcttttccgatAAAAGAACAACCACAACACGCGTTGGATCATAA